One genomic window of Ignavibacteriota bacterium includes the following:
- a CDS encoding type II toxin-antitoxin system VapC family toxin produces MVDYLIDTNIIADYLGARLPVECLEKIDKIMGSNPYTSVICKIETLSFNFPNDELIYAESFFNYLSVLDLSDDIVRQTINIRRNKKIKTPDAIIASTAIVKNLILVTRNTKDFEDIQNLQLYNPWIQTN; encoded by the coding sequence ATGGTCGACTACTTGATTGACACTAATATTATCGCTGACTATTTGGGAGCAAGATTACCAGTAGAATGTCTTGAAAAGATAGATAAAATTATGGGTTCAAACCCTTACACGTCAGTTATTTGTAAGATAGAAACTTTATCATTCAATTTTCCGAATGATGAACTTATTTATGCAGAGTCGTTTTTTAATTATTTATCAGTTCTGGATTTATCAGACGATATTGTGCGTCAAACTATAAATATCAGACGTAACAAAAAAATAAAAACTCCCGATGCAATTATTGCATCAACAGCTATAGTGAAAAATTTGATTCTTGTAACACGAAACACAAAGGATTTTGAAGATATTCAAAATTTACAACTATATAATCCTTGGATACAAACGAACTAA
- a CDS encoding mechanosensitive ion channel family protein, protein MFDKPIDIILNVLNEWYVGIIATLPSLVVAIITLIIFTFIAKYSRKLSNKILDKVSTAKSANSLMSNVIYIVVIIIGLMVALSFLNLDGTVNKILAGAGIIGLGISFAFQDIIANIFSGAIIAVKNLVKIGDLIETNGVFGRVEKIGMRTVEMNNLDGQLVVIPSRLVLQNIIKHFTANGKRRVVIEVGISYSENLQFVKDITLNAIRKVPGLLQDEPVEFYYTKFDDSSINFKTRFWIESINQPTYLEAVSNSIMNIKSAFDENGITIPFPIRTLVVGKNTISEIIETKKI, encoded by the coding sequence TTGTTTGATAAACCGATTGATATAATTTTAAATGTATTAAATGAATGGTATGTTGGAATAATTGCGACTTTGCCAAGTCTGGTTGTTGCTATTATTACGCTAATTATTTTTACATTTATAGCAAAATATTCAAGGAAATTGTCAAACAAAATTTTAGATAAGGTTTCAACGGCTAAATCAGCCAATAGTTTAATGTCAAATGTAATTTACATTGTAGTAATAATTATTGGGCTGATGGTTGCACTAAGTTTCCTTAATCTTGATGGTACTGTAAATAAGATTTTAGCCGGTGCGGGTATTATTGGATTGGGTATATCTTTTGCATTTCAGGATATTATTGCAAATATCTTCTCGGGTGCAATAATTGCCGTGAAAAATCTTGTGAAAATTGGCGACTTGATTGAAACTAACGGCGTTTTTGGAAGGGTAGAAAAAATTGGAATGAGAACCGTAGAGATGAATAATCTCGATGGTCAGCTTGTTGTTATTCCAAGCCGGCTCGTACTTCAGAATATTATTAAGCACTTTACAGCAAACGGAAAACGACGGGTGGTAATTGAAGTTGGCATTTCTTATTCAGAAAATTTACAATTTGTAAAAGATATAACTTTAAATGCAATTAGAAAAGTCCCGGGTTTACTTCAAGATGAACCGGTTGAATTTTATTATACCAAATTTGATGACAGTTCGATAAATTTCAAGACGCGATTTTGGATAGAATCCATAAATCAACCGACATATCTTGAGGCAGTCAGCAATTCAATAATGAATATAAAATCTGCTTTTGATGAAAACGGTATAACAATACCATTCCCAATCAGAACTTTAGTTGTTGGAAAAAATACAATTTCAGAAATAATTGAAACAAAGAAAATTTAA
- the lysS gene encoding lysine--tRNA ligase, whose translation MSESRNEQSRRRFEELDILESSGLNAYPYSFDKTHNSIEILGNYKDEEPDNFAEVAVAGRITAIRRMGKASFFHILDQDGKIQIYLKKDELPEFYEHLKLLDIGDIIGVKGFVFRTKTGEVSVHAKSAELLCKSLTPLPVAKEEIDEAGNKIVHDAFTDKEARYRKRYIDLIVNPQIRTTFIKRSKIITAMRRYFDSRGWLEVETPVLQPIYGGATARPFVTHHNALDIPLYLRIADELYLKRLIVGGFEGVYEISKNFRNEGMDKMHNPEFTSMEIYVAYKDYNWMMEMTENLISSICMEVNGTTEIEFSGKNISLAAPFRRASMFDLFQEYTGKNLRGMSRDQLAEVAKSMGIDVDDSFSSMKLLDEIFSEKVEHHLIQPTFVIDYPVEMSPLAKKHRTEEGLVERFELFINGGEIANSFSELNDARDQRARLEEQSRIRAAGDDEAMVLDEDFLNALEIGMPPTAGLGIGIDRLVMLMTGETSIRDVLFFPQMKPEIIKKSEE comes from the coding sequence ATGTCAGAAAGTAGAAATGAACAAAGCAGACGCAGGTTTGAGGAACTTGATATATTGGAATCAAGCGGTCTGAATGCATATCCTTATAGTTTTGATAAAACGCACAACAGTATCGAAATTCTTGGAAATTACAAAGATGAAGAGCCGGATAATTTTGCAGAAGTAGCTGTGGCAGGCAGGATTACTGCTATTCGCAGAATGGGTAAAGCATCATTCTTTCATATTCTTGACCAGGACGGAAAAATTCAGATTTACCTAAAGAAAGATGAATTACCTGAATTTTACGAACATCTGAAATTGCTTGATATTGGTGATATTATCGGCGTGAAGGGCTTTGTATTCCGCACAAAGACTGGTGAAGTTTCTGTCCATGCAAAATCTGCCGAATTACTTTGCAAATCATTAACTCCGCTTCCAGTCGCTAAAGAAGAAATTGATGAAGCCGGCAATAAAATTGTTCATGATGCTTTCACCGACAAAGAAGCACGATACCGCAAACGCTATATAGATTTGATAGTTAACCCGCAGATTCGCACTACTTTTATCAAGCGTTCAAAAATTATTACTGCTATGCGTCGCTATTTTGATTCACGCGGCTGGCTTGAAGTTGAAACTCCCGTATTGCAGCCGATTTACGGTGGTGCAACTGCAAGACCATTTGTAACTCATCATAATGCTCTTGATATTCCATTGTATTTGAGAATTGCCGATGAACTTTATCTCAAAAGACTAATTGTCGGTGGCTTTGAAGGCGTCTATGAAATTTCCAAGAATTTCCGTAATGAAGGTATGGACAAGATGCACAATCCGGAATTTACTTCAATGGAAATTTATGTTGCATACAAAGACTACAACTGGATGATGGAAATGACTGAAAATCTCATAAGTTCAATATGTATGGAAGTTAACGGCACGACTGAAATTGAGTTCTCAGGAAAAAATATTTCACTTGCTGCTCCATTCAGACGTGCCTCGATGTTCGATTTATTTCAGGAATATACAGGCAAAAACTTACGTGGAATGAGCCGCGACCAGCTTGCAGAAGTTGCTAAATCAATGGGTATTGATGTTGATGATTCATTCAGCAGTATGAAACTTCTTGATGAAATTTTCTCCGAAAAAGTTGAGCATCACCTGATTCAGCCAACTTTTGTGATTGATTATCCGGTTGAAATGTCGCCACTTGCTAAAAAACACCGCACTGAAGAGGGCTTAGTCGAGAGATTTGAACTTTTCATAAATGGTGGAGAAATTGCAAATTCATTTTCAGAGCTTAATGATGCACGCGACCAGAGAGCAAGATTGGAAGAGCAGTCACGAATCCGTGCCGCAGGTGATGATGAGGCAATGGTTCTTGATGAAGATTTTCTGAATGCACTCGAAATAGGTATGCCTCCCACAGCAGGGCTTGGTATCGGTATTGACCGCCTTGTGATGCTGATGACCGGAGAAACCTCAATTCGTGATGTGTTATTCTTCCCTCAAATGAAACCGGAAATTATAAAAAAATCTGAAGAGTAA
- a CDS encoding HIT domain-containing protein, which produces MERLWSPWRSQYIGTFKENEKKDSEVCFFCNAIKLNEVSMDTLIVHIGNTSFVIMNKYPYNNGHLLISPKKHTGNLDDLTTNEMNEIMQLQSSAVKVLENIYKPHGFNIGANLGRAAGAGVPGHLHYHVLPRWNGDTNFMPILAETKVLSQSLEDSFNQIAAGFKALRL; this is translated from the coding sequence ATGGAAAGACTTTGGTCACCATGGCGATCTCAGTATATTGGAACTTTCAAGGAAAACGAAAAAAAAGATTCTGAGGTGTGTTTTTTTTGCAATGCAATTAAGCTTAATGAAGTCAGTATGGATACACTAATCGTTCATATTGGTAATACTTCATTTGTAATAATGAATAAATATCCTTATAATAACGGGCATTTGCTGATTTCTCCCAAAAAGCATACAGGAAATCTTGATGATTTGACTACTAATGAAATGAATGAAATTATGCAGCTTCAATCATCAGCTGTAAAAGTGCTTGAAAATATATATAAACCGCATGGTTTCAATATTGGTGCAAATCTTGGACGAGCAGCAGGAGCAGGTGTTCCGGGTCATCTTCACTATCATGTTTTACCAAGATGGAATGGTGATACTAACTTTATGCCTATTCTTGCTGAGACAAAAGTGCTTTCTCAGTCACTTGAGGATTCATTTAATCAAATTGCCGCCGGTTTTAAAGCTCTAAGATTATGA
- a CDS encoding site-2 protease family protein: MQFSYTEPKTGFFRKNKQLLIFFTLLSITFVTCMISGTQWAYKNFYEITNWHYGTTYAILILTFLSAHEFGHYFAARFHKVDATLPYYIPFPFTIALNFGTLGAVIKTRSPIPSRRALFDIGVSGPIAGFIVATGFLIYGLQTLPGIEFIYNIHPDYVGHLGGKIPETGLHFGDTLYYYILSKLFANPSGFLPPMNEIYHYPFLNVGWFGLFVTSLNMLPMGQLDGGHTTYSMFGEKAHRIISKTIFRMLLTMGILSVLGLLHEFFLEDIDNTIFLTFKSIIFPALDFIKEKVPFLFQFWSGWLFWAVISKFALKLHHPPVEDNAPLGAGRMIIGFMTLAILMLSFAFNGVYIK, from the coding sequence ATGCAGTTCTCATATACAGAGCCAAAGACGGGATTTTTCAGAAAGAATAAGCAGCTGCTAATATTTTTTACACTTCTTAGCATAACATTTGTTACTTGTATGATTTCAGGTACCCAATGGGCTTATAAAAATTTTTACGAAATTACGAACTGGCATTATGGAACTACTTATGCGATACTAATACTTACATTTCTTAGCGCCCATGAATTTGGTCACTATTTTGCAGCACGATTTCACAAAGTAGATGCTACTCTCCCCTACTATATCCCGTTTCCGTTTACAATTGCACTGAATTTCGGTACTCTTGGTGCAGTGATTAAGACTCGAAGCCCTATTCCAAGCCGCAGAGCATTATTTGATATAGGTGTTTCAGGTCCAATAGCAGGTTTTATTGTAGCAACCGGATTTTTGATTTACGGACTTCAGACACTTCCGGGAATTGAATTTATTTACAATATTCATCCTGACTATGTTGGGCATTTAGGAGGAAAAATTCCTGAAACAGGTCTTCACTTTGGAGACACTTTGTATTACTACATTTTGTCAAAACTCTTTGCAAACCCAAGTGGATTTTTGCCCCCGATGAATGAAATTTATCATTATCCTTTTCTGAATGTAGGGTGGTTTGGTCTGTTTGTAACTTCGCTGAATATGCTTCCAATGGGGCAGCTCGATGGTGGGCATACTACATATTCTATGTTTGGAGAAAAAGCTCACAGGATAATATCCAAAACAATTTTCAGAATGTTGCTGACAATGGGAATTTTGTCTGTATTGGGATTGCTTCACGAATTCTTCTTAGAAGATATTGACAACACCATTTTTTTGACTTTCAAATCAATTATTTTCCCTGCTCTTGATTTTATTAAAGAAAAGGTTCCGTTTCTTTTTCAATTTTGGTCCGGCTGGCTTTTCTGGGCAGTAATATCAAAATTCGCTCTCAAATTGCATCATCCTCCGGTGGAAGACAATGCACCATTAGGAGCCGGAAGAATGATAATCGGATTTATGACATTAGCAATACTTATGCTCAGCTTTGCATTTAATGGCGTGTATATAAAATAA
- a CDS encoding OsmC family protein — protein MAIRVFFPGNKKVYAEQNGFIIQTDQPVGGGGDGSAPAPFELFLASIATCGGIYVKGFCDSRGIPADNIELIQNLKYDPIQQKVSEINIKISVPKDFPEKYYDALVKSVNQCAVKKAIFDPPSFNVYTEARAD, from the coding sequence ATGGCAATTAGAGTGTTTTTTCCGGGCAATAAAAAAGTATATGCAGAACAAAACGGATTTATAATTCAGACAGACCAACCTGTTGGAGGTGGTGGAGATGGCTCTGCACCAGCTCCTTTCGAGCTTTTCTTAGCATCAATAGCTACCTGTGGCGGCATTTATGTCAAAGGGTTCTGTGACAGTCGCGGAATTCCGGCTGATAATATCGAGTTAATTCAAAATCTAAAATACGACCCGATTCAGCAAAAAGTTTCTGAAATAAATATCAAGATTTCAGTACCAAAAGATTTTCCCGAAAAATATTATGATGCTTTGGTTAAATCAGTCAATCAATGTGCTGTCAAAAAGGCAATCTTCGACCCCCCTTCATTTAATGTATATACTGAAGCAAGGGCTGATTGA
- the mltG gene encoding endolytic transglycosylase MltG — MKKFLIYFTLIFILAVISAALYGNFIINQKIDKTQPLKINIPKGSGIAKVVEILNKEGIAEPAKYYVLYLKYLTYIKKQYIQAGVYLFPENLTTQELLDAMFKGEYLYVAKVTFPEGIGYQHFASLLKHKILVDSVEFVRLAQSDSLLKSHSIPTKNVDGYLLPDTYEFYMESSASEIIDKLLNHHKKMYDRILSQSSNSKNFTKHEVLTLASIVEAETPEDDERVRVAGLYINRLDKGMLLQADPTVAYFLNGKKRILYSDLKINNPYNTYINAGLPPGPINNPGSKSIRAALNHENHDYYYMVTVGDGTRRHNFSKTYTEHQRYVAEFRKRVSQIKK, encoded by the coding sequence ATGAAAAAATTTTTAATATATTTTACTTTGATTTTCATATTGGCTGTCATATCGGCAGCTTTATATGGCAATTTTATTATTAATCAGAAAATTGATAAAACTCAGCCTTTAAAGATTAATATTCCAAAGGGTTCGGGTATAGCTAAAGTAGTCGAAATTCTCAATAAGGAAGGAATTGCAGAGCCGGCAAAATATTATGTATTGTATCTAAAATATCTGACTTATATAAAAAAGCAGTATATTCAGGCAGGCGTATATCTTTTTCCTGAAAATTTGACAACACAGGAATTGCTTGATGCAATGTTCAAAGGCGAATATCTTTATGTGGCTAAGGTTACATTTCCGGAAGGAATCGGCTATCAGCATTTTGCCTCACTATTAAAACATAAGATTTTGGTTGATTCAGTAGAATTTGTAAGACTTGCTCAGTCAGATTCTTTGCTTAAATCGCACAGTATCCCGACGAAAAATGTTGACGGTTATCTTCTTCCTGATACTTATGAATTTTATATGGAAAGTAGCGCCTCAGAAATAATTGACAAACTCCTTAACCATCATAAGAAAATGTATGACAGAATATTGTCGCAATCATCTAATTCAAAAAATTTCACTAAGCACGAAGTACTTACCCTCGCATCAATTGTGGAAGCTGAAACTCCCGAAGATGATGAAAGGGTTAGAGTTGCAGGTTTATACATTAATCGTCTCGACAAAGGAATGTTACTACAGGCAGACCCAACTGTAGCATATTTTCTTAATGGAAAGAAAAGAATTTTATATAGCGATTTAAAAATAAATAATCCTTACAATACATACATCAATGCCGGTTTGCCTCCGGGTCCGATAAATAATCCGGGAAGTAAATCAATTCGTGCAGCACTTAATCACGAGAATCACGATTATTATTATATGGTTACAGTCGGCGATGGTACTCGCAGACATAATTTCAGCAAGACATATACCGAACATCAGCGATATGTTGCAGAATTCAGGAAAAGAGTCAGTCAGATTAAGAAATAA